Within Oncorhynchus kisutch isolate 150728-3 unplaced genomic scaffold, Okis_V2 scaffold1993, whole genome shotgun sequence, the genomic segment TGGAATTGAatcgaacacatcaaacacagtttccatgtgtttgatgccattccagttACTCCATTCCAAACATAATTAttagccctcctcctctcctgtagtGGAAACAAACCTCGGTAAGCCATCACCATCAGCAACCTTTCAATGCTGAAGCTGCAGCTCAGTACGGGACAGACAACATTCAAATTGACTGATATTATCAATGAGACAATACAGAAAACAGTGTAGCTTACCTTCTCAAGTGGGGTGAGGAGTTCCTTCATTCTGTCAGCGCTGGCTTTCTCAATGCAAAGCTCCAGCTTGGTCTTTTCTATGGGAAATGGAAATGTGACAAGATAGGACATTTGAACGGAAGGGAGGAGTTCAAATTGTTATTGTCCAACTGGTTAGTTGACTGTTACACATAGCCGTTTACTCTACATCGGATTCTGTTGTGAAATTGTGAATGAAAGAACATTGTGGAATACAAGTCATTTACAAGAGACCAGGCCTGATTCTGAATGTACCACACCAACAGTAGCATTGTTCTACCTGTATCAACAGgggttctggtctctctcttgacCGGGATGTTGATGCAGTATGGCCGGTCATCACCCTTCTTGGTGTCCTTGGCGAAGGTCAAGGTAGGCCTCAGGTGAGCCATTATCTCTCTGACCATGATATCGCAGACCAGCAGAGGCTGTATTTCTGGGTATAGCTGGGCTTTAACCATTGGCCACTCATGGAAAGTCCTGAGGTAATTGCTCCTGATAGAGAGTGAGACGTCTTCTAAGAATTTGGCCATGATGTCCGGCTCATCGTTGAGCTTCCTCAGAGTGCGTAAGAACAGTCTTTGGTTTTGGTATTTCAATGCCTCTTTCTGAACCTGGATATGTATGTGCTCTACCATATCATTGCAAAGTGGGACAGCTTCCCATGAACCGTATTGCTGCTTGATTGTACATGAAACTGGGAAGACAGAGTCAAATGCTTTCCTGACAAGAATAACAGGAACAATATCAAGGTTTGTCACCTTTGGTTTGTTCCTCTCAGTCTCCGTCTGAGTCTGTTCTTGCACAGGCTTTCCACAGTCCTTTGTAGTTGACTCGAAAACAACAGTCTGTGGGAATTCTTTCGCTGTTTTTCTCTTATGGCCAAACCCACCcctcttcttcaccttcttcttTTTATTATTTTCCTCCTCCATCATTGCCATCGATCCCGTCTTCCAGAAGGGTTCGGGTTCCTGTGAACAAACATAGTTGGTGAGTGGAAACTacaggcaccttaattggggaggacgggctcatagtaatggctggaatggtatcaatggaatggtatcgaacacatcaaacacacagtttccatgtgtttgatgccattccagttACTCCATTCCAAACATAATTATtagccctcctcccctcctgtagTGGAAACAAACCTCGGGAAGCCATCACCATCAGCAACCTTTCAATGCTGAAGCTGCAGCTCAGTACGGGACAGACAACATTCAAATTGACTGATATTATCAATGAGACAATACAGAAAACAGTGTAGCTTACCTTCTCAAGTGGTGTGAGGAGTTTCTTCATTCTGTCAGCGCTGGCTTTCTCAATGCAAAGCTCCAGCTTGGTCTTGTCTAAGGGAAACGGAAATGTGACAAGATAGTACATTTGAAAGGAAGGGAGGAGTTCAAATTGTTATTGTCCAACTGGTTAGCTGACTGTTACTGTAGCAGTTGACTCTACATCGgatgttgttgtgaaattgtgaatGAAAGAACATTGTGGAATAAGTCATTTACAAGAGACTAGGCCTGATTCTGAATATACCACACCAACAGTAGCATTGCTCTACCTGTATCATCCGgggttctggtctctctcttgacCGGGATGTTGATGCAGTATGGCCGGTCATCACCCTTCTTGGTGTCCTTGGCGAAGGTCAAGGTAGGCCTCAGGTGAGCCATGATCTCTCTGACCATGATATCGCAGACCAGCAGAGACTGTATTTCTGGGTATAGCTGGGCTTTAACCATTGGCCACTCATGGAAAGTCCTGAAGTACTTGCTCTTGATAGAGAGTGAGACATCTTCTAAGAATTTGGCCATCTTGTCCGGCTCATCGTTGAGCTTCCTCAGAGTGCGTAAGAACAGTCTTTGGTTTTGGTATTTCAATGCCTCTTTCTGAACCTGGATATGTAGGTGCTCTACCATATCATTGCAAAGTGAGACGTCTTCCCATGAACCGTATTGCTGCCTGATTGTATATGAATCTGCAAAAACAGAGTCAAAGACTTTCCTGACAAGAATAACAGGAACAATATCAAGGTTTGTCATCTTTGGTTTGTTCCTCTCGGTCTCCGTCTGAGCCGGTTCTTGCACAGGCTTTCCACAGTCCTTTGTGGTTACCCCGAAAACATCAGTCTGTGGGAACTGCTTCAAAAAGGCAGCCTGACTGACGTCGAGAGCAAGAGGATTATCAGGCATTGTTGTGCTTGATGTTACAACCTCTTCATCGTCGTCCCCAACAAAGTATTTGGGGTCGATCCAGACTACATCTCTGTTGGAGGAACGAGGCAGAGAAACACGACGGATGTATTCCAACTTGATGTGGTCATTCAGGGGGAAAGCCTTCAGGAACAGTGCCAGTTTCCCAACCCGGGACCCGTAGTGATTGTAGATGGTCTTCCTAAGGTCCTCGGGTAGGGCTACTGCAAAGAGTTTGCTCTCCATAGCCTCTTCGCAGCTCCTAGCTATTGGACGCCGTGGGCCGAGGACTTGAAGCGGATAGGTGTCACTGATGCCCTTGTACACCATCAGGATCCCCTCACAGATAGCGCTGGGGATGGTGGAGATGATCACCGTGTCCTTCATGGCAACCAGTTTTTTTATCTTGATTGTCGTGCCAAACTGATGTATCATGGCACTCTGCATGTGCAACACTGTCTTTCTCATGTCGCAGAAGGGGGGGCACAGATTTTCATCCACAGATATACCTGGAATCTTCCTCAAGATGTTAAAAGCAACGGAGGCCATTTTAACGACCAGTAAGAGCAGAGCCTGTTGGTCAAGCTGTTTAGTACCGCGTCCGTTCATTGGATGAAGTTTTAGAATAAACTTCACTATGAAGTCACTGAATAGTTCTCCACTAATGATCAATctagcaggtagaggacagatgtTCACCATATCCTGACTAATACGTCTCTCCTCTTCATTGGCAGCATAAACAACGGGCACTGTCTTAGCAATGCATAGACCTACGAGATGAACAATGTACCTTGTCAAGATGTGTGACCCGATTCGCAGTGCTCTCGCCAGCACCGGTTTTGGGCCCAGCACTTGCTCAAGGTTGTTGATGACAGTCTTAGCCACCTCATAAGCATCAATGGACTGCTGACCGTTCGacagctcctcctcctcagtgaccTCGACCCAGGGAATAGACCACAGAAGAGCTTGGGTGTCGTTGATGATAGCAGGTGTCTCCAAATACACTCCCCCCTGAAAGGCTTGGGGATCTACTTGAAGAAGCACCTGGGTGATGATATGCTTGATGTTTGAACCAAGTACCACAATCTTCTTCGGCATGATCTTGTATGCAGTCTTCATCACGGTGTCAGTGTCTGTGAGGGCCGTTTGGAGTATGGGACATGTGCTAAGGTCAAGGGCCTCAACCTTCTTTGCCTTCACATAGATGAGAAAGAGAGGCATTGCAATACTTTACTACCTATCACGTCTTGTAGTGTATTTCTTATTTCATGTACAGGTTTAGTACTACACTTAGgaaaaaaaggtgttatctagaaccttaaagggttcttctgctgtccccataggagaaccctttgaagaaccctttctggttttcttttttttctttctttcctttttttGGGGAATTTTACAAAAATGTTCtcaccaatttcgtggtatccaattgttttagtagctactatcttgtctcatcgctacaactcccgtacgggctcaggagagacaaagTTTGAAAGTcacgcgtcctccgatacacaacccaaccaaccactgcttcttaacacagcgcgcatccaacccggaagcccgGAGGAaataccgtgcacctggcaaccttggttagcgggcACTGCTaacgctggtgcgcgatgagacaaggatatccctaccggccaagccctccctaacccggacgatgctaggccaggggttctacctggaacagcCAAAGAACCCGTTTGGATCCCTTTTTTTAACAGTGTAGTATACAACAACAGTTCACAAATAAAGGATCCAGTCTTACCTTGTCTACCTGGCTGTCCAGGACCCGTATGACATAAACTTCTGAGGATGAGGGAGGATAGGGGTTCAGGTTTGCCACGAGGACCTCAGCATTCTTCTCCTGGGCTTCTCCATCTGCCACCTTGTCCAGCAGGCTGTCCATGACCTCCCTGACCTCTTGTGGAATCTCCACCTGGGTCTGGCAGAGGAACTCCACCTGGAGCATCTCATCTGACCTGATCTCAGGTTGGGCCTGTTTCTCTGAGAGAATATCTGCTGTGTCGCCACTCATCAGAGCTACAGAACCAAGAGGCTCTTGGGAAGGAACCGATGGCTTGGCCTTGTCAGTCATGAGCTGCTGCCCCTCCATGGTTACCTTCagatggaagagaggaagaagacaTTAGTTCATACTGTTCCTTTGTGAACTAAAGGTGCAATAACAGGTAAATAAACAGTCTATGTGGGTGATTGCAATGGTGTAGTAGATAGCAATGATGTACTATAGTTTAGGGAATGGAAAAGTATGAGTATACCTCTCCTGGAGACTGGTGACATTGGCTTGGTGTCAAGCTCAGCTCTCTATGAACTTCCTGCTCAATCTCATGAAGTCTCTGGCGATCCTTCACCTTCAGCATCTGTACACACAGTAGGAGTTTAATATTAGCAGTGGAATCACACAGGACATTTTATTTTATGGCCATGACAATGTCATTTTGTTCAGGATATCAGATTTATCATGGATGTGGTGGATACAAAACCTATTAAATACTAAAGCAGAACATCAAAGTAGATGTTTAAACACATGAGAGCTATTGTATAATTAATGGCAAACTTACCAGCTCATCAAGGTAACAATGGACCCAAGAAGACCCTTGGATGGATGTCGAGTCATCCATATTTGCTCCAAGTTATCCCCAGGAGACCAGTAAACTAGAAAATATTTATTTACAGAAAACTTCAAAACTGTACTAGAACTAAATCCAAAATAAGAACTAAACAATCGAGCAATGCAACCAACACGAGTGCTGTATTATAGCAGTCTGAATTAAGAATACATGTGTATGAATATAGAAGTATAGAATGCTCAAATTTAGAACTTTAGAATCTTTGGCAAACATAAGACATTGTGATGTCACAACTAAATGGTTCAAGTGAGCAAAAATCTTAACCATATGGCAAACTTTAATGTTGTATTActccattgtttacaaacaaataatTTACACTGGCTCTGTTGAGAAAACAACGCCCCCAGCAGGCAGTCAGTAGCGTTGCAAGCAGAGGGCTCCACTCCTCCCAGACACAACAGCCTGTGGTACCTAGCCTGCGGAACCCAGCACAGCACCCTGGAAtgaacacgaacacacacacactcgcatagAGATGCACAAACACACGCAGGAACACACACCGTGTGAGTTATATTAACATGGTGCTTACTCTTAAGTATTCTATAAACAAGTCAAAGATGAAAGAGTGTTGTGAAGCGATCTGAGTGTGACCTTTTACCAGTCGTAGATGTGGTCTCTCACGGGGTCAGGATACGTTTGGATCCACTGACCGATTGTCCACATCTTGACCATATTGCCTATAGCAACcgttcccccttttccctctccaTCGCCCCCCTCAGCAGGCTCCTCAGGGACGTCCTCGTAGCACAGTAAGTAACTGAACGAGAAACAAAGTCACACAGGTAGTCACACAGGCAGTCACACAGGCAGTCACACAGGCAGTCACACAGGCAGTCACACAGGCAGTCACACAGGCAGTGAGAAATGCCATCTGATCCGACTGTTCTTAGGCCTGAATTTCAAAATGCACATTGTGATCGAACATCTCAGTTCAAAAGAGTCCCACATTTTTCTTGCCACTAATATTACAACGATTGTTCATTGGCATGTTGTGCCTTACTTTAACTCTTTCTTCTccgccccctttctctctctcactcactactCTGTGTTGAtggctctctctgggtctctccacATTCCAGCGCATGTGTTTGTACAGGCCAGTGTGGACCCCAGCCAGGTACGGGGCTAGACGGCAGTACCTGTATATGGACAGCCCCACACTGTCTGACACTTGCCAATTGTTGAAATGGGAGACactggaatggagagagggggaggaaatgcTGTCACTTAAAGTTGTTGTATTTCTTTCTATGAATGTGACCATAGAGGACCTGAAAAACATGTCCTATGTGGTCCTCCTGCCTGTGATAGCTCTGCTCAGGATCTCCAGTCCAGGGAACACTGGGACTGTCtctcaaatggccccctattctctatatagccCACATAGGGCTC encodes:
- the LOC116368785 gene encoding uncharacterized protein LOC116368785, with amino-acid sequence MAMMEEENNKKKKVKKRGGFGHKRKTAKEFPQTVVFESTTKDCGKPVQEQTQTETERNKPKVTNLDIVPVILVRKAFDSVFPVSCTIKQQYGSWEAVPLCNDMVEHIHIQVQKEALKYQNQRLFLRTLRKLNDEPDIMAKFLEDVSLSIRSNYLRTFHEWPMVKAQLYPEIQPLLVCDIMVREIMAHLRPTLTFAKDTKKGDDRPYCINIPVKRETRTPVDTEKTKLELCIEKASADRMKELLTPLEKEPFWKTGWMAMMEEEYNKKKKEKKKGCGWFWDLFGRKKKNCERIVDGGLLQARILEITSTQTKCMDAHTFTQRQT